From a region of the Candidatus Omnitrophota bacterium genome:
- a CDS encoding sugar phosphate isomerase/epimerase, producing MEIGISTGLFYHKDIFPCLDKFARAGFQNIEIWAGAGDWGKNTHFDYNDEDVLVKIKTMASLKKMNICSVNAPFSGNLDISSVDEIQRSIAVSEIKKAVVLCEFFKAGYLVVHPAVKALPLTDRAFVEKKISQVKKSLADILDNAMLHGVKIACENPSPNLLGGWAQDLMEIIKDFPKEHMGICLDTGHANLIEPPDQYLEKMAPRLMALHVSDNSGDYSSHLPPGDGKIDWKKFAAALHKCGFKGVFMLEILGAARFSDPAQVLKKAFDNASEIVRKGDM from the coding sequence ATGGAAATAGGCATCTCCACAGGGCTTTTTTATCACAAGGATATTTTCCCCTGCCTTGATAAGTTCGCCCGGGCCGGTTTCCAGAATATAGAGATCTGGGCCGGAGCGGGGGATTGGGGGAAAAACACCCACTTTGATTATAACGACGAAGATGTGCTGGTCAAGATCAAGACGATGGCGTCTCTTAAAAAAATGAATATATGTTCCGTGAACGCGCCTTTCAGCGGTAATCTTGATATTTCCTCTGTTGATGAGATACAGAGGAGCATAGCTGTGAGCGAAATAAAAAAAGCCGTTGTGCTGTGTGAATTTTTCAAAGCGGGGTATCTCGTCGTTCATCCGGCGGTGAAGGCCCTGCCGCTGACGGACAGGGCTTTCGTGGAAAAGAAAATCAGCCAGGTAAAAAAAAGCCTGGCCGATATCCTTGATAACGCCATGCTCCACGGGGTGAAGATCGCCTGCGAAAACCCCTCCCCGAATCTTCTGGGGGGCTGGGCGCAGGACCTCATGGAAATAATAAAGGATTTTCCCAAAGAGCACATGGGGATATGCCTTGATACCGGACACGCGAACCTGATAGAGCCGCCGGATCAATATCTTGAGAAAATGGCGCCGCGCCTGATGGCGCTGCATGTGTCGGATAATTCCGGAGATTATTCTTCCCATCTTCCTCCGGGTGACGGTAAAATAGACTGGAAGAAATTCGCCGCGGCGCTGCATAAATGCGGTTTTAAGGGTGTGTTTATGCTGGAGATACTCGGCGCCGCGCGGTTTTCGGATCCCGCGCAGGTGTTGAAAAAAGCCTTTGATAACGCGTCGGAAATCGTGAGAAAGGGGGATATGTGA
- a CDS encoding metallophosphoesterase, with product MKIGIMSDSHENMPAISEAVKIFNLEKVEKVFHAGDMISPITHAEFRKLKCPMIAVFGNNDGERAYLREKFRGLAEFYDFYSGACGGRRVFMVHVPDFVEDIASKGNYDIVIYGHTHKTDIRKSGGALIINPGECGSWLLGKKSVVILETEDLSHRLIDLS from the coding sequence GTGAAGATAGGGATAATGTCGGATTCGCATGAAAACATGCCGGCGATATCCGAGGCCGTGAAAATCTTTAACCTCGAGAAGGTGGAGAAGGTTTTTCACGCCGGAGATATGATCTCCCCCATAACGCATGCCGAATTCAGAAAACTCAAATGTCCCATGATAGCCGTTTTCGGCAACAATGACGGCGAGAGGGCATACCTCAGGGAGAAATTCAGGGGGCTGGCGGAATTTTATGATTTTTACAGCGGCGCCTGCGGCGGACGAAGGGTGTTCATGGTGCATGTGCCGGATTTTGTTGAGGATATAGCATCTAAAGGCAATTATGACATTGTCATATACGGACACACGCACAAAACCGACATAAGAAAATCGGGCGGTGCGCTGATAATCAATCCCGGCGAATGCGGTTCATGGCTTCTGGGAAAAAAATCCGTGGTTATACTTGAAACAGAGGATTTATCCCACAGGCTGATAGATTTGAGTTAA
- a CDS encoding type IV pilus twitching motility protein PilT — protein sequence MDMIDILTAAVKMGVSDIHVVPKKPVMVRKNGAMIPLPEYQDTPLSGDDTKTLIYGMLLDDQKSQFEEHHELDCSFQIENISRFRVNVLMQKDGVAGVLRVISSAIPSPEALAFTPAMMECMKYPRGMVLVTGPTGSGKSTTLAAMLETINKERKDHILTIEDPIEFVYQSKGCVFTQREVGAHTNSFTSALRAALREDPDIVLVGEMRDLETIGAALTIAETGHLVFGTLHTTDAPQTVDRIIDVFPSHQQAQVRTQLSVTLKAVITQQLLPTPDGKGRVAAREILIVTPAVANLIRDGKTHLIYGALETGMKFGMISMDKALAQLVKAGKVTKEAALAKSGNPEMMNQYIASIGRAPGGMSAGVPGSGGAGPAKRSF from the coding sequence ATGGATATGATTGACATTCTGACGGCGGCGGTTAAGATGGGGGTTTCCGATATTCATGTTGTGCCGAAAAAACCCGTGATGGTCAGGAAAAACGGTGCCATGATCCCGCTTCCCGAATATCAGGACACGCCTCTTTCGGGAGATGATACAAAAACGCTTATATACGGAATGCTCCTCGACGATCAGAAGAGCCAGTTTGAGGAGCACCACGAGCTTGACTGCTCTTTCCAGATAGAAAATATCAGCCGCTTCCGGGTCAATGTCCTCATGCAGAAAGACGGCGTCGCCGGGGTGCTTCGAGTTATATCTTCGGCAATACCGTCTCCGGAAGCGCTGGCCTTCACGCCGGCCATGATGGAATGCATGAAATATCCCAGGGGCATGGTGCTCGTCACAGGGCCCACGGGTTCGGGTAAATCCACGACTCTCGCGGCGATGCTCGAAACGATCAATAAGGAAAGGAAGGATCACATCCTCACCATAGAAGACCCGATAGAATTCGTCTATCAGTCAAAGGGCTGCGTTTTTACCCAGAGGGAGGTGGGCGCCCACACCAACAGTTTCACGAGCGCCCTGCGGGCGGCGCTGAGGGAAGACCCCGATATCGTTCTCGTCGGGGAAATGCGGGACCTTGAAACAATAGGCGCGGCTCTGACCATAGCCGAAACCGGCCATCTTGTTTTCGGGACTCTTCACACCACAGACGCCCCCCAGACGGTTGACAGGATCATAGATGTTTTCCCCTCCCACCAGCAGGCTCAGGTCAGGACACAGCTGTCGGTGACGCTCAAAGCGGTGATAACGCAGCAGCTCCTGCCGACGCCCGACGGAAAAGGCCGCGTGGCCGCCAGAGAGATCCTCATCGTTACCCCCGCCGTGGCCAACCTCATAAGAGACGGTAAAACCCATCTCATTTACGGCGCTCTTGAGACCGGGATGAAATTCGGCATGATATCCATGGACAAAGCCCTCGCCCAGCTTGTAAAGGCGGGAAAAGTAACCAAGGAGGCGGCGCTGGCGAAATCCGGCAACCCGGAAATGATGAATCAGTATATCGCCTCCATTGGACGGGCTCCCGGAGGAATGTCGGCAGGCGTGCCCGGATCCGGCGGCGCCGGACCCGCCAAAAGGTCGTTTTGA